DNA sequence from the Streptomyces sp. NBC_01497 genome:
ATTCTCTTCGGTGCGGGTTTCGCACTCCACCTGTTGTGGTGGATCGCGATCATCGTCCTCGTCGTGTGGGCTCTGGGCTTCCTGATCCGCCCGGCCGCACACAGTGGCGGTAAGCGAAGCCGCTGGTACCGCTGGTAAAAAAACGTATGCCTACCTGGTGAGGGCGGCCCCGGACTCCACGGCGGCCGC
Encoded proteins:
- a CDS encoding hydrophobic protein, whose amino-acid sequence is MVPILLVLLLALILFGAGFALHLLWWIAIIVLVVWALGFLIRPAAHSGGKRSRWYRW